The Pirellulales bacterium genome window below encodes:
- a CDS encoding alanine--glyoxylate aminotransferase family protein: MFPPLAPPVRLLLGPGPSEIHPRVLAAMAAPTVGHLDPYYLALMNDMQRLLRGVFRTENPMTMAISATGSAGMECTVVNLIEPGDSMIVCVNGVFGARMADVAHRAGAKVTRVERPWGEVFEPAHLKDALAKSRPKVVGIVMAETSTGAWQPIEEIAGLVHDAGAMLLVDTVTALGGIPVEVDRWQIDAIYSGSQKCLSCPPGLAPVSFNARAMEVILHRKTPVQSWYLDVSMLARYWGEERVYHHTAPINMTYGLYEALRLVDDEGLESCFARHALNHRALKAGLAAIGIGYTAAEGHQLPMLNAVRVPDGVDDAAVRRGLLERFGIEIGGGLGEFKGKVWRIGLMGHGSRSRNVLLFLSALEQLLAEQGHRFDAGASIAAANAVYS, from the coding sequence ATGTTCCCCCCGCTCGCCCCGCCCGTTCGTCTGCTGCTTGGTCCCGGTCCCAGCGAAATCCATCCGCGCGTGCTGGCCGCCATGGCCGCCCCGACCGTCGGCCATCTCGATCCCTACTACCTGGCCTTGATGAACGACATGCAGCGGCTGCTGCGCGGCGTGTTCCGCACCGAGAACCCGATGACGATGGCCATCAGCGCCACCGGTTCGGCAGGTATGGAATGCACGGTGGTCAACCTGATCGAGCCGGGCGACTCGATGATCGTCTGCGTCAACGGCGTGTTCGGCGCGCGGATGGCCGACGTGGCCCACCGGGCCGGCGCCAAAGTGACCCGCGTCGAACGGCCCTGGGGTGAAGTGTTCGAGCCGGCGCATCTCAAGGATGCGCTGGCCAAATCGAGGCCCAAAGTCGTGGGCATCGTGATGGCCGAAACGTCCACCGGCGCCTGGCAGCCGATCGAAGAAATCGCCGGGCTGGTCCACGACGCCGGCGCCATGCTCTTGGTCGATACGGTCACGGCCCTGGGCGGCATCCCGGTCGAGGTCGATCGTTGGCAGATCGACGCCATCTATTCGGGCAGCCAGAAGTGCCTGAGCTGCCCGCCGGGCCTGGCTCCGGTATCGTTCAACGCACGGGCCATGGAGGTCATTCTGCACCGCAAGACGCCGGTGCAAAGCTGGTATCTCGACGTGTCGATGCTGGCCCGCTATTGGGGCGAAGAACGCGTCTATCATCACACCGCACCGATCAACATGACCTACGGTCTCTACGAAGCGTTGCGGCTGGTGGACGACGAAGGCCTGGAGAGTTGCTTTGCCCGACATGCCTTGAACCACCGCGCGCTGAAAGCGGGCCTGGCGGCCATCGGCATCGGCTACACGGCGGCCGAAGGTCACCAGTTGCCGATGCTCAACGCCGTGCGCGTGCCCGACGGCGTCGACGATGCGGCGGTGCGGCGCGGTTTGCTGGAACGTTTCGGCATCGAGATCGGCGGCGGCCTGGGCGAGTTCAAAGGGAAGGTCTGGCGCATTGGCCTGATGGGTCACGGCTCGCGGTCCCGCAACGTCTTGTTGTTCCTTTCGGCCTTGGAGCAGCTTCTGGCGGAGCAAGGCCACCGTTTCGACGCCGGAGCCAGCATCGCCGCCGCCAACGCGGTTTATTCCTGA
- a CDS encoding isochorismatase family protein yields MTENEAEQPSLDPLPRSPELMSADDTGLLVVDVQEKLIGLIAGHQRVVWNIRRLLDGAKILGVSAAGTEQYPQGLGPTVPELAQRLPPIPDKLCFSCGGCPEIFRQWDEKGIARVLLAGIESHVCVLQTAFDLIASGRRVYVAVDAVGSRHDIDYRTALRRMESAGATLTTTETALFEWCQRFGTPQFKEISRLIRETPPEP; encoded by the coding sequence ATGACAGAAAACGAAGCCGAACAGCCGAGCCTGGACCCGTTGCCGCGCAGCCCGGAGTTGATGTCGGCCGATGATACCGGTCTGCTCGTGGTCGATGTGCAGGAGAAGCTCATCGGTCTGATCGCCGGGCACCAGCGCGTTGTGTGGAATATCCGCCGCCTGCTGGACGGCGCCAAGATCCTAGGAGTGAGCGCTGCCGGAACCGAGCAATACCCGCAGGGACTGGGACCGACGGTGCCTGAACTCGCCCAGCGGTTGCCGCCGATTCCCGACAAACTCTGCTTTAGCTGCGGCGGCTGTCCGGAGATCTTCCGGCAATGGGACGAAAAAGGCATCGCGCGGGTGCTGCTGGCCGGCATCGAGTCGCACGTGTGCGTGCTGCAAACCGCGTTCGACTTGATTGCGTCGGGCCGCCGCGTCTATGTGGCGGTCGACGCCGTCGGCTCGCGCCATGACATCGACTATCGCACGGCGCTGCGCCGCATGGAATCGGCCGGGGCCACGCTGACCACGACCGAGACCGCGCTGTTCGAGTGGTGCCAGCGCTTCGGCACTCCGCAGTTCAAGGAAATCAGCCGTTTGATCCGTGAGACGCCTCCTGAACCCTGA